From the Triticum urartu cultivar G1812 chromosome 4, Tu2.1, whole genome shotgun sequence genome, the window tcaggatattgtaaacatgtaaatcgttattcagtttctaactcccaagtaagatatatatcaggaacatatctaccctcaaacgGTGGAAtgttcaatttcagtttagggagatggtcatgatcacGTACCTGAGGTGGTTGTGTagccctaccattgcgatgatatgcttgaggacgacctggtggtggtggtgctggtggttgcacgtagttctgattttgatcaacctcatcctcgtaatggtcctccacctctgcagtagcagcaggagctacagaagcatcaacagcggcaccagaattttgaccaggctcaaggggaatgcgcagtgcccgtcccacttgatttggaaggcgatgttgttgttgttgttgttgttgttgttgttgtagaggtgcgttaggtgtagctggtggtggtggtggaagacgcgcgagcaattcattaaacttgttatcgagatttgtttcgaacgtcttctccatgccatctatcttctccatggcctcttcaactctgtttagcacatcttgcacctgtccactcatcatttgctgaaatttatcatgtagctcttcgttcgtcatgttctcccaatctgtctcatcggcttgtgatcctaccatggttagcagcaatagaaacacacaagaatatgatcctacaaactactaggaagtggtggtggtggtgtagGACAAATTCGGCAagcgaatctcaaattcttaccaatTCTTACCCAACAGCgggtggtgatcggcaaccgtcgtagtcaaaactctcaaagatTGGATAGAGCCATTGCTAGGAGGTGTCAAACGCacgatgtagatgtatgtggagctgggaaggcttatgatatggtagcaaaaatgtcagcaataatcaattcagagatgcaaagttgaataaacgctcaacgacggtactgtgctggtcctaggctagaccgtactagagacgcgagcctagaacatgAACAAAATCACCGTGCgacacgtaaacaagggaggagcactctctgatttttttttccttttttgcacttttttcctttttttgctccgcaacaattttttttcgaaaaagtctacataTGTCCTAagaactgcctagccagaattttccagacttagtttttttagtttggaattatttttcttctgcggatGGCTCGGAAGTTGGGGAGTCCTACTttgtcacgactcggagtatcGTGTAATCTGGAaatcgaaaacaaagcaacaattactagactcggactaggactggtgatggagatgaatctggtggaattttggactggtggcggagatgaatctggtgtaACTCAGACTGGTGGCagatatatgttgcaggtggactcgAACTGGTGTGATtatgtggtggtggtatatggcagcggcgatgaagttggtgcggtggtggtatatggcagcagtgatgatgatgatgcggtggtgatatatggtagcggcgacgtgacaacctgtgaacagaactcgaaactctaaaggactagacgctaagaccagtaacttgacacgacgatgcaaccgcaaattcaacaaagcaaatacagaaaagattatgcaaaggctcagattggttcggacaggatgaactaaccctaatttttttggctttttcgtggactataggtatgaagaacagactcgatctaaactacaaaaaactgtaaaatctcaccgagcaacctggaaatctgataccacttgatagaggcaaaggtgtcccgtctttcaatgagatggtggctatcgttttagaggaagtagactttgatgatccgactacgaacgtgcgaggacgccacgccttagcaatcgctaaaccaactccggggggttattgaccacgctggagcatgatcaacctgaccatgagggcttgtttcctgcgagcaaacgaagaataagcaagaaactaagattgcaatctggatattgcgaatataagatgaaagctttattgatcaaggtggggttctgtgacgtcttggtctggtcgctggacacaaacgaagtacgcgaagttgcagctatggcgaacttttaatctaaacaaaacccaaagtctaaacgacgccctaagggttgtatatatggaggaagatgggggatttcgtggcccttggaggagggttCGGAaacaaccctaactcttgtttccccacacatatggactctaaaaatagcctatacttaagtatttcgaaaaatacatgggcctggcctaataataaggtgacgcagcacctaaaatagcctctggacgaaatttatgaagtggcatcttgtatatttcgtccaaggcttcatgcactccttatggtggcttcaaagtcctgaaatcatcacttgtaactccgttcttgatccccttgcgcatgccatcatctccatgcttgaacttgctccaaggttcatatttttgtccaagctaggcccttcatttgtaagcaaaacaaatgtatccaatttaggcagcatcatattctcatgaacattagaatcgttaccaagaaacgaaagtacctgataattccattggcgtgcgcgagctctagtactTGGttcagtatgtatagcagcagggttgtgggtgtaacaatggtattaaTGTCCTCATCACCATTGCAGCGCCGGTAGGGTGCGTCTAATGAACGCTCCATTGTAGCCACGCAACGCAGCAAAAGTTGTTGTGACGGCGGCCGCGGCGGGCGGTGACTTGAGCAGCAGCGACGACAAATTGTGCAGCACCGGCGGCGAGTTGCATACGCTGCCCCGCTTGCAGCAAATTATGTTCTGTATCCACAGGGTACATCACCACGACGGTGTGCGTACATGGACTTCACCACGCAGCAACGCGGATGACCGGTGTTGAGCCCTTCATTTGGAGCAACAACAACTGCTGAAGTGGGAGAGTAGCAAGCAATGGTCGCCATTGTTTCTGTGGTTCGCAACACCGCTGGGGGTGGATGGCTTCGCCATGGAATCGTCTCCTCTTGAGCGGAGGGCGATAGGGAAGAGAGATGAGAGGAAGAAGACACCGCGAGAGAAAGGAAACAACGAACGGTTGTGGTCTAAGAGGATAAGGCTGGGAGTGGACGCGGTGGGCTGTGGGCGGGCCCCTCAGGAGGCATGTGTCAAACGCACGAGGCGgtttgtaggagagagagatcagcCGGTCGAAAAGTTTTCCATTTTTGTAACATGAGATACATTAGCATTGAGTATTTTTCCACACTTCTAATTACTTTTTTAGGGATGCTAAAAAGCGTGAGTGCACCGGGAGTAGATCAAGTGCGGGGGTTGTGTGTACGTACTCACTCCTCCAAACCAACTTCTTTAGAGAAACTCTGGCACACCCGACATCCCGCCGGCCCGCAAAACGCGTTTGCAGTTCGTGAAAAATGATCTTTGCGGGCCAGCAAGGACGGCCGCAGATACAAATCCTCAAACGGACCCGTATAAAAGTATATTCGTGGAATATGCTTTTATACGGGTCGGCTTTGCGGTGTCTGCTCTTGCATCGCTACATCCCGCATCTCATCGGCCGCAAATATCAAATGCAACATAATACAACAAACGGAAGCaaactaaataattattcaaatcCAACATAATACAACAATCATCCACATTACAAATAATTATTCAAATTACCGAAGCAAAGTTAAATAATGCAATACAAAACTTATGATGAATGCAAATACAAATGAATACAAAAATGAGTCACTGTCCAGCTCTTTGCCAATGGTGCTCAATAAGATCCTCCTGAAATTGGAAGTGTGTGTTTGCCTTTTCAATCTCCTTGTATGTCTGAAGAAAAGCTCTAATGTGGTTAGGGTCTCTAGCTGGTTTGACACGGCTACCCACATTGTCGTAGAAGATTCCAAGTTCATTCTTCTCTCATCTTCAAGAATCATATTATGAAGAATAACACAGCATGTCATGATATTTTTCAAGGTTCTCTTATCCCCAAAAAACAATGTTTTTGTAATActttcattgattttgaaaaaatcattgattttcaaaaaatgttcattgattttgaaaaaattAACAGATTATTAAAAAGTCATTGATTTTGGAAAAAAATTGTTCAATTTTTTTAAAAGGTCATCGATATTTTTTGGAAAACTTCATCGATTTTTGTGTTCTAAACTCAAATGTCTCGCAGTTTTTTGGtgttaaaaaaagagaaaaaagggaAGATGGGCTGGCCAGCGCGGAGGAAAGGGTCTGCGCCCTTTGCGAGAAAGCAAGGAACGGGTGCTTAAGGCGCCATTAAAGATTTGCCCAACTGGGCATTCTGCTCAGACCTCCAAGTCGGCGCTTATCTGGGCCGGCCTAGTAGCACTGTTTGCTCGTCCCATGACGCCTAGTTCCCTTGCTCACATGTCGCCTagttttctcaaaaaaaaaagttTGCTTGCTCACATTTGACCGATCGATGGTTGACTAGTTAACGGGTCAACTGTTGACTCTTAAAAAGtaataaaaatatataaaaatcaTGAATTcaaatatgttcatgattttttaaaaaaaatcacaaacttaaaatagttcatgaattttaaaaaaagATCTTTAATTTTGGAAAAAGGTAATCTAATTTTGAAAGAATGTTCACAAATTAGTAAAAAAAATATTTTGATAAAATATTCATCAAATTCTAAATAATTTCAtaaatttgataaaaatcaaatgtATTTATAAATGTTTATCCAATTTGGAAAAAGTTTGCTGAATTTGAAAAAACAATTATTGATTTTGAAAAAGGTTCATCAATTTATTAACAAAGTTCAGGTACTTTAAAAAAAGCTTATAGATTTTGAAAAcaaattatataattttttttaaaaagcaAAGATTTGAAAGAAGTTTCcggatttgaaaaaaaataaTTCATTGTTCATGGTATCTTACCAGGGATTTGgaaaaaagttcacgaatttgaaGAAAAAAGTTGCAACAAAACCGAAAATTTTCATGGGTTTGAAATGGGGAAAATTAACAGGaaaatgaataaaaataaaaataaaaggaaCAAAAAAAGGGAAAAGTAACAATAACATGCACAGTGTGGTCGTCAGTCACCACAGGATTGATTTGTGGTAAACATAAGCCGCCTCCACAACCCTTTGATATGCACAATCGCAGCCGTCACTTTGCCCTCTCGTGGATCCTGAATAGCTCTCTTGCAGCGCACACCCCCTCCCAAGCATTGGTCTCTGTTCGTATCATCAGCTAGCCACCCGCTTCCCCCTGATTGCAGCACCAGCGCCGCCGGTGCTGCTGGCTGCATCCTCCGCTAGATGCTGCTAAGCAACACCAGCGAGCCTTCATTGTACCGCCGAGAGCTACATCGCAGACCGAGACCGCTAGTCACTGCTCCATTGCAGCGTCTGGAGCGCCGATGAGCGCTCCATTGAAGCGCATGTGAGCTCTTCGTTGCAACTCTAGGAGGAAGCGCGGGTGAGTGCTCCATTGCAGCGCCGGGAGGGAGCGCCGGTGAGCGGTCCAATGCAGCGCCGGTAGGGTGCGTCCGACGAGCGCTCCATTGTAGCCACGCAGCGCCACAGAAGTTGTTGTGACGGCGGCCGCGGCGGGCGGCGATTTGAGCAGCAACAACGACAAATTGTGTAGCACCGCCGGCGAGTTGCGTACGCTGCCCTCCTCGCAGCAATTTGTGTTTTGCATCCACGGGGTACATCACCACGACGGTGTGCGTACATGGACTTCACCACGCAGCAACGCGGATTACCGGTGTTGAGCCCTTCATTTGCAGCAACAACAGCTGCTGCAGTGGGGGAGTAGCAGGCGATGGTTGTTGTTGTTTCTGTCGGTTCGCAACAGGGGGTGTCCGGCGTCGCCATGGAATCGTCTCCTCTCGAGCGGATggcgagaggggagagagagagagagagagagagagagagagagagagagagagaggggaagaaGACGTCATGGCTGGATTCGAGAGAAAGGAAACAACGAGCGGTTGGGGTCTGAGAGGATAAGGCTGGGAGTGGATGCGGTGGGCTGTTGGCGGGCCCCATGGGAGGCATGTGTCAAACGGAGGAGACGgtttgtaggagagagagatcagcCGGTCGAAAAGTTTTCAATTTTTGTAACATGAGATACATAAGCATTGAGTATTTTTTTCCACACTTCTAATTACCTATTTAGGGATGCTAAAAAACGTGAGTGCACCAGGAGTAGCTCAAGTGCGGGGGTTGTGTGTACGTAATCCCTCCTCCAAACCAAGTTTAATACCACAACGAATTGGAAGCTGAACAATGCTGGCCAACTTCCAACTAAACAGCATACTACGTACATGGAATTCACGTGACAGGCTCGTGCTCGTCGGTTTCGCTGCCAATTCTCGGGTCCAAAACGTGACCATCTTTGCTAAAAAAAAAAAAACGTGACCATCTTGTCTCTGTACTTAATACCCGTACTCTTTCCGTCTTCACTGTACAAGCTGGACAGCAGAGCAGTTCTCCCAGCCGAGACCAAGATGGTGCTGCTCGGGAACCTCACGGCAAGTCCGGCGGCCGCCGTCATCCGGCAGGCGCAGCGCGCAGACGGCCCTGCGTCCGTGCTCGCCATCGGCACGGCCAACCCGGCCAACTGCGTGCTGCAGCAAGAGTACGCCGACTACTACTTCCGGGTCACCAACGCAGAGCACGACACCAAGCTCAAATCCAAGCTTCACAGAATCTGTATGTACTTCCTTCATTTCAAATTATTTGTcacagatatggatatatctagatgtattttagttttaaaTACATTCATTTCTGCGATGAGTAATTTGTAACGAAGGGAGTAATTATTAAGCTCTTCCCCTCGGTTCTGTTTTGCTTACTTCTATTCATTCATGATAAGGTGTAACTAGTTTTAGTCAGTCGATTGAGATATAATCAAGTCTCAGTCAAATGACATAATAtgcaaaagagaaaaagaaaaaactaatTTTTTATGTGAATCTTAATATAATATCTTACGAATATAGTATCGATTGAGACTTGGCAAACTGTTCATCGTAGCGTGTTCTATATTCAGGTAAAAGCTCGGCCATCAAGAAGCGTTACTTCTACCACACCGACGAGATGCTGCGAGACCATCCTGAGCTCATAGACCGGACATTGCCATCCCTGGACACCCGGATGGGCATAGCCACCACCGCCGTTCCCGAGCTCGCGGCAGCTGCCGCGACCAAGGCTATGGCGGAGTGGGGGCGCCCGGCCACCGACGTGACCCACCTCATCGTCGGCACCTACTGCGGCGCGCACATGCCGGGCGCCGACGTCCGGCtggcttccctcctcggcctcgccccctccgTCCGCCGCACCATGCTCTACCTCAACGGCTGCAACAGCGGCGCCACCGCGCTCCGGGTCGCCAAGGACATCGCCGAGAACAACCGCGGCGCGCGCGTCCTCGTGGTCTGCGCCGAGCTCACTCTCATCCTGCTCCGCGCCCCCGAGGACGAGGCCGACAAGGCCACGCTCATCATGCAGGCCCTGTTCGGTGACGGAGCGGCCGCCGTGATCGTCGGCGCAGACGTGAACCGCGGCTCTGTCGAGTGCCCGCTCTTCGAGATGGTGGCCGCGTCGCAGGCCGTGATACCGGAGTCTGAGCGCGCCGCGGCCGGACGGCTCGGCGAAGACGGGCTCCTCTTCCGCCCCGCCGTTGAGATGACAACGCTGATTCGCGAGAACGTCGAGCAGTGCCTGGTAGAGGCGCTGGCGCCGCTCGGCCTGAGCGGTGGCTGGAACCGTCTCTTCTGGGCGGTGCATCCAGGGGGGCGAGCAATCTTGGACGGCGTGGAGGCGGTGCTCCGGCTGGACTCCGAGAAGCTGGCGGCAAGCCGCCATGTGCTGAGCGAGTACGGGAACATGTCTGGGCCGACGGTGATCTTTGTGCTCGACGAGATACGGCGACGCCGCGGAGAGCTTGGGGTTGGACGTGACGGCCTGGGTGTGCTACTGGGGCTCGGACCGGGAATTTCCGTTGAGACCATAGTGCTGCACGCCACCGGTAATTACTAGAACGAATTTACTAGCGCTCGTAAATTACCTCGTAGAAATAAGTTTATGCTAAAACGGTCAAATAAAACCGTCTGTTCCACTTCTttcatttttcaaaaaaaaaagttAGAGTAGTTTTCCAAAAGTTTAAAAGTTTCTATATTTGACCAAGTTTTTAGTACTCCCTCTGATCCATAATAAATGGTAAGTGTCACAGTTTTTTACTAAGGTTTAACTAACCTTGTTTCAAAACTGTGACACTTATTTGGATTGAAGGGGTAGTAAAGTATATCAACATCTAAACTAGTAGATAAATAAAATATATAAATATGTTCCATATGAATTTAAAAATAATGATTTGCTATTGTACACGTTGATTCTCGATAGAATTTTAGCCAAGGTTTAAAAAATATAGTCAAAGTTAGAGAAATTAAACTTGAAAAAAATAATACACTTGCATTTGAAATATAAGAGAGTGGATATCAAATAAGTAtcgtctcattggaaccgtctcAATGGAAATTCCGGGTCCACCCTTGTAAACACACCTACGTCATCACGTCCACCCTTGAAAACTGACTTGCAATGGTCGATGGACAACTTAAAACTTAGTTCAGTCTGCGCTGTAATGTTAGGCTATATGGGATTAGGAAAAAGTACAAAATTGGCTGACCGGCTATCATCTCGCTTCAGTCCTGTTGCACGCTACATCGAATGGGGAACCACTATAATCAGCGAACATTCACTCAGTTGATGACACTTGCGAACGTTTTTTATTGCATTTTGTGCTGGCCGAGGATGGCAATTTTTGCTAGCGAGCATGGCAACTGCAGTCTGCTATAGTTTTGTTTTCCGCTGGTAAAAATTGCCGTGCTTACAAATTAAAATTAACATCCATGCAACAATATATATTGCCGTCAAAATGTTTCCAATTGCCACCCGCCCCAGCAAATGTCAACATTGCCCCTTTTTCTTCATGcaatcctctctctctctcgcgtgCGCGAGCGCACACACACATCTCCTACCTCCGGACGCACCCCGCGTGctcctccctccccccccccaccacacacacacacacacacaatgcCCCGCGCACCTTCGCGTGCTTCTTCCTCCCTTCCTACCCAATAGCGCTCGCGCGCCGCCCTCGTGTACACAGCCGCGCTTCCTTGCGAGAGGCGAGGGCGTCGCTCGTGTGATGGTCGTGGGTGCCGCGAATAGCTAGCACACAGACGATGTAGCGGCTACAACCTCCTCGGACTCTCAGAGAACCACACACGCATCGCTGCTGACCTCCCCCCTTTGACCCGTGGTGTCGTGGCTGTCGCCCAACCCCTTCTCCCCGACGATGGTGGCTCTGGCAGAGATACAACCGCAACGCTGGTAGCTACAACTGACGATCACCATAGCTGGTACCGACGGTCACTGATGCTGGGACCGGTGGTGGTCGGTGCTGCAAGAAGACCACGccgttgatgacccacaagtgttgGGGATCACAACAGTCTTCGAGCGAAGCATTTCAACCCATTTTTTGATTTGACACAAAGGAAGTCAACGAATATTTATAATCCTTAGCAGTTGAgatgtcaattcaaccacacctagacaGATAACTTGCTTGCAACAATGTATTAGTAGCATAGTTCTATGATGGTTGTAGTGATATAGTTACAACAACAATAAGACTAACAAGTAGCAGTATTACATAGAGTAGTACCAGGGTGCAACATCAGTAACTTTAAAAGAAGCAACAATAATGAAAAGCGCATGCATGGAATTAGATAGTGGTTTTTTTTTCTTCAGATGAGATTCATTATGTAAAAGTCATAACATAGAGCATTAgtaaactagctccaattcatcaattaTATATAGGCATGCATTTCATAACTAGTTGTACGTGCTTGCGATAAGAACTTCCACAACATGCACAACATCTTtagtcctaccctcccgtggcagtgagATCCTAACGGAAACCAAGGATAATTAAGACACTCCTTTTAATAGAGAGACAGATCAAAACATTAACATACGGTGAATACATGTAATCCTCGAGGTAAAGTCATCCTTGTTAATATCTCAGTTATTGTCACTTCGAAGGCCAGACTTTAGAACAATAACAGGTGCATACAACTTGTAGATAAAATCAAGAACGTAAATATATTCAGAAAAACAAAGAGAGTTTAGAtgtgaaatcatggcactcggactCTAATGACAAGCATTgggcataacaaagtcatagcaacatcagcctcagaacataatggatattAGGCGTCAAGCCCTAACAAATCTGACATCTATTACATAGCAAATCTCATCCAATTCCCATCTACCTCCATGTGCTTGCAGATGAATTACTCACACATGGAtgagagcatcatgaaattgtTGTTGGAGAAGgattgatgatgacgatggcgaagAATCCCCCTCTCTAGAGCCAAAAACGGACTTCAGACCAGATCTccagaggaagaagaggaggtgGCGGTGGCTCTGTGTCATAAAACACGCCGATGATTTTCTGTGATTTTttctagtatatatatatatattacgaTTTTTGGGCAGTGGAATCATCGTAAGGCGGTGCCCGAGGGACCCACACGGCCAGGGGTGTAACACCCCTAGTGTCATGGTACAGTAACCCTCTGTTAATGATGCCATGTAACCATGCTTTACTGAGCTAGCTATCACTTGATCaactctgaagtcaaattccaatTAAATTCTCAAGTCAAATTTATTGTTTCTGCAACTTTAAAAAAAATTGTTGGTTAGGTTGAAAATAATTACTAAGTAATTTTCATGTAGAAACCGATATTATTTGAATTATTAAATTGCCCCTAACCTCTTTAAAACAATGTCAAAACAACAACTTTTAACCCCTTTTCTATTTAAAGGAAATTTAAATGGTTTCCAACCAGCCTCAACCTTTTTGAGCCAACTCAGTATATTGCCAAGTAATTATGTGTCAAATTTCAtcttttacaaaaatcatttagTATCACAAAATAATGCAAAACAGGAGCAAAGGCAAACAGTAAAGTAAACTGAAAAAAAGGGAAACCTATCACTATGCCTCTGGGCCTTAAGGTAGTAGTTTTGGCCCAACCCACCCCCAATCCTCTCTTACCAGCTACAGGAGCAGCCAGGGCAGCCGTGGCGCCATCTCCATGGCCGGCGCCGCACGCGTCGAGCATCCCCGGCTCCCCTGCCCTATATAGCTGCGCCGAGCC encodes:
- the LOC125553407 gene encoding bisdemethoxycurcumin synthase-like — its product is MVLLGNLTASPAAAVIRQAQRADGPASVLAIGTANPANCVLQQEYADYYFRVTNAEHDTKLKSKLHRICKSSAIKKRYFYHTDEMLRDHPELIDRTLPSLDTRMGIATTAVPELAAAAATKAMAEWGRPATDVTHLIVGTYCGAHMPGADVRLASLLGLAPSVRRTMLYLNGCNSGATALRVAKDIAENNRGARVLVVCAELTLILLRAPEDEADKATLIMQALFGDGAAAVIVGADVNRGSVECPLFEMVAASQAVIPESERAAAGRLGEDGLLFRPAVEMTTLIRENVEQCLVEALAPLGLSGGWNRLFWAVHPGGRAILDGVEAVLRLDSEKLAASRHVLSEYGNMSGPTVIFVLDEIRRRRGELGVGRDGLGVLLGLGPGISVETIVLHATDELLTHG